Proteins encoded by one window of Sus scrofa isolate TJ Tabasco breed Duroc chromosome 12, Sscrofa11.1, whole genome shotgun sequence:
- the ATXN7L3 gene encoding ataxin-7-like protein 3 isoform X1: MKMEEMSLSGLDNSKLEAIAQEIYADLVEDSCLGFCFEVHRAVKCGYFFLDDTDPDSMKDFEIVDQPGLDIFGQVFNQWKSKECVCPNCNRSIAASRFAPHLEKCLGMGRNSSRIANRRIANSNNMNKSESDQEDNDDINDNDWSYGSEKKAKKRKSDKLWYLPFQNPNSPRRSKSLKHKNGFSVCTSASNTLPLLFSSSGELSNSDPFKYNNSTGISYETLGPEELRSLLTTQCGVISEHTKKMCTRSLRCPQHTDEQRRAVRIYFLGPSAALPEVESSLDNDSFDMTDSQALISRLQWDGSSDLSPSDSGSSKTSENQGWGLGTNSSESRKTKKKKSHLSLVGTASSLGSNKKKKPKPPAPPTPSIYDDIN; encoded by the exons atgaaaatggaggaaatgTCTTTGTCTGGCCTGGATAACAGCAAACTAGAG GCCATCGCTCAGGAGATATACGCGGACCTGGTCGAGGATTCTTGTTTGGGATTCTGCTTTGAGGTACACCGAGCTGTCAAGTGCGGCTACTTCTTCCTGGACGACACGGACCCTGATAGCATGAAGGATTTTG AGATCGTGGACCAGCCGGGCTTGGACATCTTTGGACAGGTTTTCAATCAGTGGAAGAGCAAAGAGTGTGTTTGCCCCAATTGCAACCGCAGCATTGCCGCCTCTCGCTTTGCTCCCCATCTGGAGAAGTGCCTGGGAATGGGTCGGAACAGCAGCCGAATCGCCAACCGCCG GATCGCCAATAGCAACAACATGAACAAGTCTGAGAGTGACCAAGAGGATAACGATGACATCAATGACAACGACTGGTCCTATGGCTCAGAGAAGAAAG CCAAGAAGAGAAAGTCGGACAAG CTATGGTATCTCCCATTCCAGAACCCCAATTCCCCTCGAAGATCCAAgtctttaaaacacaaaaatg GGTTCTCTGTCTGTACCTCTGCATCAAACacccttccccttcttttttcttcttcaggggaACTTAGCAATTCGGATCCTTTTAAG TATAACAACTCAACTGGGATCAGCTACGAGACCCTGGGGCCGGAGGAGCTGCGTAGCCTGCTCACCACG CAATGCGGGGTGATTTCTGAACACACCAAGAAGATGTGCACAAG GTCCCTGCGCTGCCCCCAGCACACAGATGAGCAGCGGCGAGCCGTGCGGATTTATTTCCTTGGCCCCTCAGC TGCCCTTCCAGAGGTCGAGAGTTCCCTGGATAATGACAGCTTTGACATGACTGACAGCCAAGCCCTGATCAGCCGGCTTCAGTGGGACGGCTCCTCTGATCTCTCACCCTCCGATTCAGGCTCCTCCAAGACGAGCGAGAATCAGGGATGGGGTCTAG GTACCAACAGCTCTGAGTCACggaaaaccaagaaaaagaaatcccatcTGAGCCTGGTAGGGACTGCCTCCAGCCTGGGctccaacaagaagaaaaagccaAAGCCGCCGGCACCCCCGACGCCCAGCATCTATGATGACATCAACTGA
- the ATXN7L3 gene encoding ataxin-7-like protein 3 isoform X4, with product MKMEEMSLSGLDNSKLEAIAQEIYADLVEDSCLGFCFEVHRAVKCGYFFLDDTDPDSMKDFEIVDQPGLDIFGQVFNQWKSKECVCPNCNRSIAASRFAPHLEKCLGMGRNSSRIANRRIANSNNMNKSESDQEDNDDINDNDWSYGSEKKAKKRKSDKNPNSPRRSKSLKHKNGELSNSDPFKYNNSTGISYETLGPEELRSLLTTQCGVISEHTKKMCTRSLRCPQHTDEQRRAVRIYFLGPSAALPEVESSLDNDSFDMTDSQALISRLQWDGSSDLSPSDSGSSKTSENQGWGLGTNSSESRKTKKKKSHLSLVGTASSLGSNKKKKPKPPAPPTPSIYDDIN from the exons atgaaaatggaggaaatgTCTTTGTCTGGCCTGGATAACAGCAAACTAGAG GCCATCGCTCAGGAGATATACGCGGACCTGGTCGAGGATTCTTGTTTGGGATTCTGCTTTGAGGTACACCGAGCTGTCAAGTGCGGCTACTTCTTCCTGGACGACACGGACCCTGATAGCATGAAGGATTTTG AGATCGTGGACCAGCCGGGCTTGGACATCTTTGGACAGGTTTTCAATCAGTGGAAGAGCAAAGAGTGTGTTTGCCCCAATTGCAACCGCAGCATTGCCGCCTCTCGCTTTGCTCCCCATCTGGAGAAGTGCCTGGGAATGGGTCGGAACAGCAGCCGAATCGCCAACCGCCG GATCGCCAATAGCAACAACATGAACAAGTCTGAGAGTGACCAAGAGGATAACGATGACATCAATGACAACGACTGGTCCTATGGCTCAGAGAAGAAAG CCAAGAAGAGAAAGTCGGACAAG AACCCCAATTCCCCTCGAAGATCCAAgtctttaaaacacaaaaatg gggaACTTAGCAATTCGGATCCTTTTAAG TATAACAACTCAACTGGGATCAGCTACGAGACCCTGGGGCCGGAGGAGCTGCGTAGCCTGCTCACCACG CAATGCGGGGTGATTTCTGAACACACCAAGAAGATGTGCACAAG GTCCCTGCGCTGCCCCCAGCACACAGATGAGCAGCGGCGAGCCGTGCGGATTTATTTCCTTGGCCCCTCAGC TGCCCTTCCAGAGGTCGAGAGTTCCCTGGATAATGACAGCTTTGACATGACTGACAGCCAAGCCCTGATCAGCCGGCTTCAGTGGGACGGCTCCTCTGATCTCTCACCCTCCGATTCAGGCTCCTCCAAGACGAGCGAGAATCAGGGATGGGGTCTAG GTACCAACAGCTCTGAGTCACggaaaaccaagaaaaagaaatcccatcTGAGCCTGGTAGGGACTGCCTCCAGCCTGGGctccaacaagaagaaaaagccaAAGCCGCCGGCACCCCCGACGCCCAGCATCTATGATGACATCAACTGA
- the ATXN7L3 gene encoding ataxin-7-like protein 3 isoform X3: protein MKMEEMSLSGLDNSKLEAIAQEIYADLVEDSCLGFCFEVHRAVKCGYFFLDDTDPDSMKDFEIVDQPGLDIFGQVFNQWKSKECVCPNCNRSIAASRFAPHLEKCLGMGRNSSRIANRRIANSNNMNKSESDQEDNDDINDNDWSYGSEKKAKKRKSDKLWYLPFQNPNSPRRSKSLKHKNGELSNSDPFKYNNSTGISYETLGPEELRSLLTTQCGVISEHTKKMCTRSLRCPQHTDEQRRAVRIYFLGPSAALPEVESSLDNDSFDMTDSQALISRLQWDGSSDLSPSDSGSSKTSENQGWGLGTNSSESRKTKKKKSHLSLVGTASSLGSNKKKKPKPPAPPTPSIYDDIN from the exons atgaaaatggaggaaatgTCTTTGTCTGGCCTGGATAACAGCAAACTAGAG GCCATCGCTCAGGAGATATACGCGGACCTGGTCGAGGATTCTTGTTTGGGATTCTGCTTTGAGGTACACCGAGCTGTCAAGTGCGGCTACTTCTTCCTGGACGACACGGACCCTGATAGCATGAAGGATTTTG AGATCGTGGACCAGCCGGGCTTGGACATCTTTGGACAGGTTTTCAATCAGTGGAAGAGCAAAGAGTGTGTTTGCCCCAATTGCAACCGCAGCATTGCCGCCTCTCGCTTTGCTCCCCATCTGGAGAAGTGCCTGGGAATGGGTCGGAACAGCAGCCGAATCGCCAACCGCCG GATCGCCAATAGCAACAACATGAACAAGTCTGAGAGTGACCAAGAGGATAACGATGACATCAATGACAACGACTGGTCCTATGGCTCAGAGAAGAAAG CCAAGAAGAGAAAGTCGGACAAG CTATGGTATCTCCCATTCCAGAACCCCAATTCCCCTCGAAGATCCAAgtctttaaaacacaaaaatg gggaACTTAGCAATTCGGATCCTTTTAAG TATAACAACTCAACTGGGATCAGCTACGAGACCCTGGGGCCGGAGGAGCTGCGTAGCCTGCTCACCACG CAATGCGGGGTGATTTCTGAACACACCAAGAAGATGTGCACAAG GTCCCTGCGCTGCCCCCAGCACACAGATGAGCAGCGGCGAGCCGTGCGGATTTATTTCCTTGGCCCCTCAGC TGCCCTTCCAGAGGTCGAGAGTTCCCTGGATAATGACAGCTTTGACATGACTGACAGCCAAGCCCTGATCAGCCGGCTTCAGTGGGACGGCTCCTCTGATCTCTCACCCTCCGATTCAGGCTCCTCCAAGACGAGCGAGAATCAGGGATGGGGTCTAG GTACCAACAGCTCTGAGTCACggaaaaccaagaaaaagaaatcccatcTGAGCCTGGTAGGGACTGCCTCCAGCCTGGGctccaacaagaagaaaaagccaAAGCCGCCGGCACCCCCGACGCCCAGCATCTATGATGACATCAACTGA
- the ATXN7L3 gene encoding ataxin-7-like protein 3 isoform X2, whose product MKMEEMSLSGLDNSKLEAIAQEIYADLVEDSCLGFCFEVHRAVKCGYFFLDDTDPDSMKDFEIVDQPGLDIFGQVFNQWKSKECVCPNCNRSIAASRFAPHLEKCLGMGRNSSRIANRRIANSNNMNKSESDQEDNDDINDNDWSYGSEKKAKKRKSDKNPNSPRRSKSLKHKNGFSVCTSASNTLPLLFSSSGELSNSDPFKYNNSTGISYETLGPEELRSLLTTQCGVISEHTKKMCTRSLRCPQHTDEQRRAVRIYFLGPSAALPEVESSLDNDSFDMTDSQALISRLQWDGSSDLSPSDSGSSKTSENQGWGLGTNSSESRKTKKKKSHLSLVGTASSLGSNKKKKPKPPAPPTPSIYDDIN is encoded by the exons atgaaaatggaggaaatgTCTTTGTCTGGCCTGGATAACAGCAAACTAGAG GCCATCGCTCAGGAGATATACGCGGACCTGGTCGAGGATTCTTGTTTGGGATTCTGCTTTGAGGTACACCGAGCTGTCAAGTGCGGCTACTTCTTCCTGGACGACACGGACCCTGATAGCATGAAGGATTTTG AGATCGTGGACCAGCCGGGCTTGGACATCTTTGGACAGGTTTTCAATCAGTGGAAGAGCAAAGAGTGTGTTTGCCCCAATTGCAACCGCAGCATTGCCGCCTCTCGCTTTGCTCCCCATCTGGAGAAGTGCCTGGGAATGGGTCGGAACAGCAGCCGAATCGCCAACCGCCG GATCGCCAATAGCAACAACATGAACAAGTCTGAGAGTGACCAAGAGGATAACGATGACATCAATGACAACGACTGGTCCTATGGCTCAGAGAAGAAAG CCAAGAAGAGAAAGTCGGACAAG AACCCCAATTCCCCTCGAAGATCCAAgtctttaaaacacaaaaatg GGTTCTCTGTCTGTACCTCTGCATCAAACacccttccccttcttttttcttcttcaggggaACTTAGCAATTCGGATCCTTTTAAG TATAACAACTCAACTGGGATCAGCTACGAGACCCTGGGGCCGGAGGAGCTGCGTAGCCTGCTCACCACG CAATGCGGGGTGATTTCTGAACACACCAAGAAGATGTGCACAAG GTCCCTGCGCTGCCCCCAGCACACAGATGAGCAGCGGCGAGCCGTGCGGATTTATTTCCTTGGCCCCTCAGC TGCCCTTCCAGAGGTCGAGAGTTCCCTGGATAATGACAGCTTTGACATGACTGACAGCCAAGCCCTGATCAGCCGGCTTCAGTGGGACGGCTCCTCTGATCTCTCACCCTCCGATTCAGGCTCCTCCAAGACGAGCGAGAATCAGGGATGGGGTCTAG GTACCAACAGCTCTGAGTCACggaaaaccaagaaaaagaaatcccatcTGAGCCTGGTAGGGACTGCCTCCAGCCTGGGctccaacaagaagaaaaagccaAAGCCGCCGGCACCCCCGACGCCCAGCATCTATGATGACATCAACTGA